The Actinomycetota bacterium genome has a segment encoding these proteins:
- a CDS encoding HAMP domain-containing sensor histidine kinase, whose amino-acid sequence VELVTLRRRILLGCAVIASVLLIADLFLAATVRSVLLQGVDTQLTESARRITQLGTFRVFGGEVVRGVPLAPPQRTVVSAPAGQAPEVLTDLFIGVVGGGRDEVAAMTNVLGARPAQLPEVEPSIVMEHLTGSDPSLPFTVEASDGSQDWRVVAAPGPNSDVLVIGMSLAPMGDTLQRVLSIAGIMTVAILATLAAVAVWMIRLGVRPMTQMAGTAEAIAAGELHHRVEVTGTGTEASRLGTSLNRMLERIEEAFSARTASEERLRRFVADASHELRTPLTSILGYAELWRTGALEDPADRSEAMRRLDEEAHRMGVLVDDLLLLAHLDEGRPLEQSPVEVDRIAADAIADARAIEPDRTITFEAEPAQVTGDESRLRQVVGNLLTNARVHTPPGTAVHVSVKSVDGAVRLEVADEGPGIDPEHRQRLFERFYRADPARSRVSGGSGLGLAIVAAVVEAHGGKVSFDERPGGGARFVIELPAGAQAPP is encoded by the coding sequence AGGTTGAACTCGTGACCCTCCGCCGCCGGATTCTTTTGGGGTGCGCGGTGATTGCCTCGGTGCTGCTGATCGCCGACCTTTTCCTGGCGGCGACCGTGCGCTCCGTGCTGCTGCAGGGCGTCGACACCCAGCTCACCGAGTCGGCCCGGCGGATCACGCAGCTCGGCACGTTCCGGGTCTTCGGAGGCGAGGTGGTCAGGGGGGTGCCCCTCGCCCCGCCCCAGCGCACCGTCGTCTCCGCTCCCGCCGGACAGGCGCCCGAGGTGCTGACCGACCTGTTCATCGGTGTGGTCGGCGGCGGCCGGGACGAGGTCGCTGCGATGACCAACGTGCTCGGCGCCCGTCCGGCCCAGCTGCCCGAGGTCGAGCCCAGCATTGTTATGGAGCACCTGACCGGATCGGACCCGAGCCTGCCGTTCACGGTCGAGGCGTCCGACGGGTCCCAGGACTGGAGGGTGGTCGCGGCGCCGGGCCCGAACTCCGATGTGCTGGTGATCGGTATGAGCCTGGCGCCGATGGGTGACACCCTGCAGAGGGTGCTGTCGATAGCCGGGATCATGACCGTCGCCATCCTGGCGACACTCGCTGCGGTGGCGGTGTGGATGATCCGGCTGGGCGTGAGGCCGATGACCCAGATGGCGGGGACCGCCGAGGCCATCGCCGCCGGGGAGCTGCACCACCGGGTGGAGGTGACCGGCACGGGGACCGAAGCCTCCCGGCTGGGGACCTCGCTCAACCGAATGCTGGAACGAATAGAGGAGGCCTTTTCCGCCCGGACCGCCTCGGAAGAACGACTGCGGCGGTTCGTTGCCGACGCCTCCCACGAGCTGCGCACCCCGCTGACCTCGATCCTGGGCTACGCCGAGCTGTGGCGCACCGGGGCTCTGGAGGACCCGGCGGATCGCTCGGAGGCCATGCGCCGGCTGGACGAGGAGGCCCACCGCATGGGGGTGCTGGTCGACGACCTCCTGCTGCTGGCGCACCTGGACGAGGGCCGCCCGCTGGAGCAGTCGCCGGTTGAGGTGGACCGGATCGCCGCCGATGCGATCGCCGACGCCCGGGCCATCGAGCCGGACCGAACGATCACCTTCGAAGCCGAGCCGGCCCAGGTGACCGGCGACGAGTCGCGCCTGCGCCAGGTCGTGGGCAACCTGCTGACCAACGCTCGGGTTCACACCCCGCCGGGGACGGCGGTCCACGTGTCGGTGAAGTCCGTCGACGGTGCGGTTCGCCTGGAGGTCGCCGACGAGGGGCCGGGGATCGACCCGGAGCACCGGCAGCGCCTCTTCGAGCGGTTCTACCGGGCCGACCCGGCCCGCAGCCGGGTGTCCGGAGGCAGCGGCTTGGGCCTGGCGATAGTCGCAGCGGTCGTTGAGGCCCACGGGGGAAAGGTCTCGTTCGACGAGCGCCCGGGCGGCGGGGCCCGGTTCGTCATCGAGCTTCCGGCAGGGGCGCAGGCTCCGCCCTAA
- a CDS encoding Uma2 family endonuclease, translating to MALANPGAGSYRYADLGTFPDDHLRREIIDGDLIVTPSPIVRHQKAVGNIFFRLESYSRRYGGGAYVAPLDVYFADDNVVEPDVLFVGQDRAGQIEKKFVRDAPDLVVEVSSPSTRRLELVRKRELYQRFGVPEYWYVDLEADRVEVYRLSGGSYPPPELLYPGESLTSPNLEGFAISVDEALAIEPLT from the coding sequence GTGGCACTTGCTAACCCCGGCGCCGGCAGCTACCGGTATGCGGATCTGGGCACCTTCCCGGACGACCACCTGCGCCGGGAGATCATCGACGGGGATCTGATCGTGACCCCCTCCCCGATAGTCCGGCACCAAAAGGCGGTCGGAAATATCTTCTTCCGGCTCGAGTCCTACTCCAGGCGATACGGCGGAGGGGCCTACGTAGCGCCTCTCGACGTGTACTTTGCCGATGACAACGTGGTCGAGCCCGACGTGCTTTTTGTCGGGCAGGACCGGGCGGGGCAGATCGAGAAGAAGTTTGTGAGAGATGCGCCGGACCTGGTCGTGGAGGTGTCCTCCCCGTCCACGCGGCGTTTGGAGCTGGTGCGCAAACGGGAGTTGTACCAGCGGTTCGGGGTCCCCGAGTACTGGTACGTCGACCTCGAGGCGGATCGGGTCGAGGTCTACCGGCTGTCCGGCGGTTCGTACCCCCCGCCGGAGCTTCTTTACCCGGGCGAATCCCTGACCTCGCCCAACCTCGAAGGTTTCGCCATTTCGGTCGACGAAGCATTGGCCATCGAACCACTCACATAA
- a CDS encoding HlyD family efflux transporter periplasmic adaptor subunit, which translates to MQPKRMVVAAVVLAVAGATTALATTRGTEGAEPPKVATTTARLVKQDLVVSDSFDGTLGFGEARDLVSERAGVVTSVAEAKATVKPGGELFRIDFEPTVLLTGDVPAYRALDSSSTNGPDIRQLEQGLVDAGHGAGVTVDEDFTSGTAAAVARWEGALGRANPDGKVELGDVIFLPNPVRVSTVEAQKGTRVASAATVLTATPTTRVVQVDLQAARADELEPGTKVQLTMPDDAETTGTVASVGAESESEDNPAQPGGEPTVPVVITLDDPSAASDFESGSVDVDIERSREEGAIVAPVTALVALAEGGYAVQLVDDSAPNGYRLVGVEVGTNTNNLVAISGEGIEAGAEVVVPR; encoded by the coding sequence ATGCAGCCCAAGCGGATGGTGGTTGCGGCGGTGGTGCTGGCGGTTGCCGGCGCCACCACTGCGCTGGCGACCACCCGGGGGACCGAGGGTGCGGAGCCGCCAAAGGTCGCCACCACGACCGCCCGCCTGGTGAAGCAGGACCTGGTCGTCAGCGACAGCTTCGACGGCACCCTCGGGTTCGGCGAGGCCCGGGACCTGGTGTCCGAGCGGGCCGGCGTCGTGACTTCGGTCGCGGAGGCAAAGGCGACCGTCAAACCGGGCGGTGAGCTCTTCCGCATCGACTTCGAGCCGACCGTCCTGCTGACCGGCGACGTTCCGGCCTACCGGGCCCTCGACTCCTCCAGCACCAACGGCCCGGACATCCGCCAGCTCGAGCAGGGGCTGGTCGACGCGGGTCACGGGGCCGGCGTCACTGTGGACGAGGACTTCACCTCGGGCACCGCGGCGGCGGTCGCCCGCTGGGAGGGGGCGCTCGGCCGGGCCAACCCCGACGGCAAGGTGGAGTTGGGCGACGTCATCTTCCTGCCCAACCCGGTCCGTGTCTCCACAGTCGAGGCGCAGAAGGGGACCCGGGTCGCCTCGGCGGCCACGGTCCTGACCGCCACCCCCACCACGCGCGTGGTCCAGGTCGACCTGCAGGCCGCCCGGGCGGACGAGCTGGAGCCGGGGACCAAGGTTCAGCTGACCATGCCCGACGACGCCGAGACCACCGGGACCGTCGCCTCCGTCGGTGCGGAGTCGGAATCGGAGGACAACCCGGCCCAGCCCGGAGGTGAGCCGACCGTTCCGGTCGTGATCACCCTGGACGACCCTTCGGCCGCAAGTGACTTTGAGTCCGGCTCGGTGGACGTCGATATCGAGCGGTCCCGGGAGGAGGGAGCGATCGTCGCCCCGGTCACCGCCCTGGTGGCGCTCGCCGAGGGCGGCTATGCGGTGCAGCTGGTCGACGATTCGGCGCCCAACGGCTACCGGCTGGTCGGCGTGGAGGTCGGCACCAACACCAACAACCTCGTTGCGATAAGCGGGGAAGGCATCGAGGCCGGCGCCGAGGTCGTGGTGCCCAGGTGA